A window from Garra rufa chromosome 14, GarRuf1.0, whole genome shotgun sequence encodes these proteins:
- the rnf26 gene encoding E3 ubiquitin-protein ligase RNF26, whose amino-acid sequence MGLLNFVFSLIGKCIDVIGLLLDLNFVIVNSVIQLLVAVICFINSLPMLLTNSVSECWNLSLLCIITMRDGVAVVTHNMVGSWMQLLGGILESFKMIGYLSSHLLLRTKELLHRGLLSGHGLLRQAWEGCGIVFSLLLYFINTIINLLLIGTQNLYSVVVSTVEAVSCPLQKALELTLTVLTFLYSSLVGTSILLWTPCRLAMEFLGSVCHVFASVFLLNSYGLILTLIVIASATAYLNPALPRLLSLRVSNHINAVPVFQRLQRALQRLHMLERNVWRRLAWNRSRIMVPARMVVAEEDVRQPDPNPEPQAVPENEPEDAHQVDDPLNLPLPSSSTHRPLRKFPSEDSCKGPPPDNLLTLLHEQEERKKCVICQDSTKTVVLLPCRHLCLCRECTNILLSQPIYQHNCPLCRHMILQTMDVYL is encoded by the coding sequence ATGGGTCTACTGAACTTTGTTTTCAGTTTAATTGGAAAATGCATAGATGTCATTGGTCTCCTCCTGGATTTAAACTTTGTGATCGTCAACTCAGTCATTCAGCTGTTGGTGGCAGTGATCTGCTTCATCAATAGTCTGCCCATGCTACTTACAAATTCAGTGTCGGAGTGCTGGAATCTCAGTCTGCTTTGTATCATCACCATGAGGGACGGAGTGGCCGTCGTGACCCATAACATGGTCGGAAGCTGGATGCAGCTCCTCGGAGGCATCCTGGAAAGCTTCAAGATGATCGGATACCTGTCTTCACATCTACTGCTGCGCACCAAAGAGCTTCTGCATCGTGGACTGTTGTCTGGACACGGCTTGCTGCGGCAGGCCTGGGAAGGCTGTGGAATTGTATTCAGCCTGTTGCTGTATTTCATCAACACGATCATCAACTTGCTCCTCATTGGGACGCAAAATTTATACTCTGTGGTGGTCAGCACGGTGGAAGCCGTTTCGTGCCCCTTGCAGAAAGCTCTCGAGCTGACTTTGACGGTGTTGACGTTCCTTTACAGCAGTCTTGTTGGCACCTCTATTCTATTGTGGACGCCATGCAGACTGGCAATGGAGTTCTTGGGATCTGTGTGCCATGTTTTTGCGAGCGTGTTCCTCCTCAACTCTTACGGGCTGATTCTCACACTGATTGTAATTGCGAGTGCAACTGCTTATCTAAACCCTGCGCTCCCACGACTGCTATCTTTACGTGTGAGCAACCACATCAATGCTGTTCCCGTCTTTCAGCGACTACAAAGGGCTCTGCAGCGTCTCCACATGCTTGAGAGGAACGTCTGGCGACGACTGGCATGGAATCGCAGCCGGATAATGGTTCCTGCGAGGATGGTTGTGGCCGAAGAGGATGTTAGACAGCCTGATCCCAATCCTGAGCCTCAAGCTGTGCCAGAAAACGAGCCTGAGGATGCCCACCAAGTGGATGACCCTTTAAATCTCCCACTTCCGAGTTCCAGCACTCACAGGCCGCTTCGAAAGTTTCCTTCGGAGGATAGTTGCAAAGGCCCTCCGCCAGACAACCTCCTGACTCTTCTGCACGAGCAAGAGGAGAGGAAGAAGTGCGTGATTTGTCAGGACAGCACCAAGACTGTCGTGCTCCTTCCGTGCCGGCATTTGTGCT